The Homo sapiens chromosome 4, GRCh38.p14 Primary Assembly genome contains the following window.
ctcctgcctcaccctcgcgagtagctgggattacaggcgcccaacaccatgcctggctaatttttgcctttttagtagagacggggctttgctaCGTAggccaggctgatgttgaactcctgacctcaggtgatccgcccgcctcagcctcccaaagtgctgggattacaggcatgagccaccgcgtccggcctcttgtatcattttcttttttttttttttttgagacggagtctcggtctgtcgcccaggctggagtgcagtggcgcgatctcggctcactgcaagctccgcctcccgggagcctcctgcctcagcctccgaagcagctgggactacaggcgcccgccaccatgcccagctaatttttttttttttgtattttttagtagagacggggtttcactgtgttagccaagatggtctcgatcttctgacctcatgatgcgcccgcctcggcctcccaaagtgctgggattacaggcttgagacaccgcgcccagccttgtatCATTTTCTTAAAGACTTAGCTCACTCTGCAATAGGATGCAGTTTGATTTGCTTCCTGGGCACATTTCTGGCATGCTTTCACTGTCTGATATTGTTCTATTCTTTATTCTCTTCATGTGAAattgatttttctaaatttttagaaGGAAGTGTGGTTCAGGATTGCTTTTCTGATTTCACGTACTCCTCAAACGTTTGACTCCCATTGGACATCCTTCCTTCTGCACATTCATTTTTGCATGGTAGTTTTTTCATATAACCACCCTAAAACTCAGCTTGGCAAAGATAAAATGTCATCAAAAGGAATGTAGGGCAGTCCTATTGAAACTGAGCTCTACATCAAGCCCAGAGCCTGACAGGTGTCAAACGTCActgtttatttcacatttaaaatataaaatataccatgGTGTCCCTGTGAGTTTGCTGTGGTTCCCTGGGACACGTTAGCTCACAATTTGGGGATCACaatcccaggtgatgctgatattGCTGATCAGGAGACCACACTTGGATGtttggctgttttttgtttgttttccccaaaAAACCTacaggaagtaaaaaaaaaaagtacaagaagAAAGACTTTCAAAACTTGTACTGCCAGCCATGAAGAAAATTTCTTCCTTTGGACCCATGTACTCatgtatttatcaattaaaatgaaattattgaaatcagtttggaaacagttgtatatgtgtgtatttgtgggaGAGCATGCTTGCTTGCAGATGCACACACACCTGCTATGTTTGTTGGGAAAATTAGTATGTGTTCATTTGCTGTAGTCTAGCTTTCTTACTGGAGGGAAAAACTACTTTGAGTAGACAGGAAGGAACAAAAAAAGCATGCTTGCATCCTCATTGACCTTAATGTTCAAGGACATTTGGTGGTAAATAATTGAATTTCCTTTGTAACCTGCCACAGTGAATTTGATTGACTGCTAGTTTGAGATGTGATTGATAAGCCTGccaaattttataaagaaaactttatataatgtttacatttataaaatgtttatgttttataaagaaaactttGTATCTCTCAAGAGAGGGAAATCCAGATTGCCTGGTACCAGCATTTATCATACAGAGAATCTTGGATGTTACTCCCAGTAAAATGTGCCCCTAATTTAtactataatgaaaataaaacatagttGACCTCTAAAAGAGCAATCAACTGCTTTCAAGTGAACTGCCACATAATGCTAATTAGTTGAAGATTATGCTCTGTTCTCCTTAATgaattataaaaagcaaaacactaaaaattaacTCGGGAAGACAAAGTAACTGGTGCTTCCTGCATTTTTCCTTGTTCTTTGTCTTTCTAGGATCCCAGGAAATGTGGGCAACTCATGAGAAGGTAGTGCCCTGGATGGAAGTTAGCTGAACAAAATCAGCTTACTCTAAGCCCTTCTGGCCTCAGCCCCTTTTCTGGATTTTAAGAAATCCAGCAATTGATACAAGATTATAGAGTATACCACTCAGTGAAGTTCAGAGTTCTACTACAGAAAGCCCAAGCCTTGATTTACACTTAACATCTAGGAGAAATGGGAAAGAATCTAGCCATTACTTTCCCCAACAGAGGGATCTGTATAGATGAGATGACCAGCGTAGCAAGCAGCCTGCTATTACCTAATCTCTCACCCAGGATTAACATTAACATGGGCTTTCTAACATTTCACTTTTTACAAACTAGTctttaagatcttttttttttttttttttttgagtctcgctgtgtcacccaggctggagctcaataGAgtcacctcagctcactgcaaccaccatctccctggttcaagcaattcgcctgcctcagcctcctgagtagctgggattacaggcgcacaccaccacacccggctaattttttatgtttttggtagaggcagggtttctccatgttggccaggctggtctcgaactcctgacctcaagtgatccacctgcctcagcctcccaaagtactgggattacaggtgtgagccaccatgcccagcctagtcttGAGGTTCTTAAGATATATAGAAAAAGGAATGTAGATTTTGTTAAGCCTTGCTCTTTTTTTAAGACTGGTTTTATAAATTACAAAGACAAATCCTAGGTTAGAAGAGGCCATCAAGATCAaagtatttcttccttaaaagGATGAGTTTTCATTGTTAATCAGAGGCTAGTTTTAACGGTAGTACTTAAATTAACTGTCCTAGTAGAAAGCTGGAACCTGGAAACTCCTTTATTCTGCCTCTGTAGAAATGGCTTTAtacgccgggcgtggtggctcatgcttgtaatcccagcactttgggaggccgaggcgggcagatcacctgaggtcgggagttccagactagcctgaccaacatggggaaaccccatctctactgaaaatacaaaattagcagcgggtagaggtgcatgcctgtaatcccagctacttgggaggctgaggcaggagaattgcttgaacctgggggtggaggttgcggtgagccgagattgtgccattgcactccagcctgggcaacaagagcgaaactccatctcaaaaaaaaaaaaaaagaaaaaagaaatggctttATACACTATTATGGCAACAATTGAGCTCCTGGTTTCGGTGGACAGTAAATGTTTATCTTACAGTTGTGCTGGGCGAGAAGTCAGGAAAAGGAGCTGAGTGTGTAACTGTGATTTCCTTTTCCGTAGTGTGTTCCATGGGAACCGGTACAAGCAGACTCTATAGTGCTCTCGCCAAGACACTGAACAGCAGCGCTGCCTCCCAGCACCCAGAGTATTTGGTGTCACCTGACCCAGAGCATCTGGAGCCCATTGATCCTAAAGAGCTTCTTGAGGAATGCAGGGCCGTCCTGCACACCCGACCTCCCCGGTTCCAGAGGGATTTTGTGGATCTGAGGACAGATTGCCCTAGTACCCACCCACCTATCAGGGTTATGCAATGGAACATCCTCGCCCAAGGTATGCTGGATGCTTTTGTGCCTCTGCAGTCAAGTTTGCTGTGACTGCCTTTCTGCTTCTGCACATCCACAGTGCACTGTTTTATGTGGAAGGAAGAGGTGTGGGCAGATGGAGGTGACTGCAGCAGCATGGAGAGCTCCTAGAAGAGGTTAAGACAGGGAATCATctggttttcactttttttttttttttagaaagaaaaaagacactttAATTGTTCTTGGATAGTCTACAAACATGGAAGGTGTAAAGAATAAACCACGAGTTACTTGCTTTAATTGTAAAAACcaagtcaggtgcagtggctcacacctgtaatcccagcactttgggaggccgaggtgggtggatcacctgtggtcaggagttcgagaccagcctgaccaacatggagaaaccccgtttctactaaaaatacaaaattagccgggtgtggtggcgcatgcctgtaatcccagctactcgggaggctgaggcaggagaatcgcttgaacccagaaagtggtggttgcagtgagctgagattgcgccattgcactgcagcctgggcaacaagatcgaggttgcagtgagctgagattgagccactgcactccagcctgggcaacagagtgagacactgtctcaaaaaaatatgtatatatatatatatatatatatacactttgtTACAGTAGTAAGGACTTCTTTCCTGGGTCTGccaaattaaaaaacagatgTGTCAATCAACTCTATGTAGCATTGCCTTTTATGTAAGCAGTTgagattttaagaaaaacaagggcctgatttttttttttcctggaaaataagGGGAGATTCCGTGACTTACCAATCTTTGATTCTTTTTCCCTAAGTAGGAAAAGCTGCCTATTTAAAATAAGTTCCATTCATTCTGAGTAGTGTCCATAATAGTCAGGGTTAAAACTAATACTTGGTGTTAAATATTTGGtgtttaaaaaaaccaaaaaaattttaaaagaaaattggcatttatttcattttatatagcTTAGATCCCTGGCACTGCAAAGCAGTTTCCTTAAGTAAGATCTTAATATCCTGGAATATAGTTAACATGAAATCATTTCGAAACAAAAGATCTGTTGTTTGCTTCATCCACATAGTGAGAGGTGATTTAGTTTGGATGGGGTAATACAGTTTGGACAGAGAGCCACTCCAAGCATTTAAAGCAGAGGAAGCATTCTGAGGGTCTTGAGTGATGCCAAACCTCCTGGGTACTTTGAAGTCACGGTTTTGTAAGAGCTGACAACTGACTAGCTTTTTCTTTTCAGCTCTTGGAGAAGGCAAAGACAACTTTGTACAGTGCCCTGTTGAAGCACTCAaatgggaagaaaggaaatgtctCATCCTGGAAGAAATCCTGGCCTACCAGCCTGATATATTGTGCCTCCAAGAGGTGGACCACTATTTTGACACCTTCCAGCCACTCCTCAGTAGACTAGGCTATCAAGGCACGTTTTTCCCCAAACCCTGGTCACCTTGTCTAGATGTAGAACACAACAATGGACCAGATGGTTGtgccttattttttcttcaaaaccgATTCAAGCTAGTCAACAGTGCCAATATTAGGCTGACAGCCATGACATTGAAAACCAACCAGGTGGCCATTGCACAGACCCTGGAGTGCAAGGAGTCAGGCCGACAGTTCTGCATCGCTGTTACCCATCTAAAAGCACGCACTGGCTGGGAGCGGTTTCGATCAGCTCAAGGCTGTGACCTCCTTCAGAACCTGCAAAACATCACCCAAGGAGCCAAGATTCCCCTTATTGTGTGTGGGGACTTCAATGCAGAGCCAACAGAAGAGGTCTACAAACACTTTGcttcctccagcctcaacctGAACAGCGCCTACAAGCTGCTGAGTGCTGATGGGCAGTCAGAACCCCCATACACTACCTGGAAGATCCGGACCTCAGGGGAGTGCAGGCACACCCTGGATTACATCTGGTATTCTAAACATGCTCTAAATGTAAGGTCAGCTCTCGATCTGCTCACTGAAGAACAGATTGGACCCAACAGGTTACCTTCCTTCAATTATCCTTCAGACCACCTGTCTCTAGTGTGTGACTTCAGCTTTACTGAGGAATCTGATGGACTTTCATAAATActtgcttttgtctttttaatcacaggagtctatttttttttttttttttttttttttgagacagagtctcgctctgttgcctaggctggagtacagtggcctgatctcggctcactgcaagatccgcctcccgggttcatggcattctcctgcctcagcctccagagcaactgggacaacaggcgcccgtcaccacgcccagctaattttttgtatttttagtagagacggggtttcaccgtgttagccaggatggtctcgatctcctgaccttgaatCACAAGAGTCTTAACAGGGAATGTTTCAGGAAACAAATAGGATAAGACAATGCCAGAGGAAGGATAGAAACATGGGAAGTTtctatcatttcattttctgCGTTTCCAGCATGCCCTTGGAAAAGACTCCCTTTAGTCCCTTTTTCAATTaaaacctatggtgaaaaaggcgTTTGCACTCCAATTTTGGcttgtgttgttttcttttccttaatattACATTTTGATCATTTAAGGGCATTAAATTGGCTTGttttggtcaggtgtggtggctgctcatgcctgtaataccaacacattgggacgccaaggtgggagaatcacttgaacccaggagttcgagtccagcctgggcaacatggcacgagaccccatctctatttctaaaataataataaattcggTTATTTTGAAGCTTTTTCAATTTGAGGATGCTATAAAAACTTAGACTTGTTGCTTGAATCTTCCATAATAGTATGTAGGAGCAATTTCTCTAAACagcattttaagttatttatttgtgggtttttaaaatgtcaacaaaatgcatggcagtatttattttttatatcttcatataaaattaagtaaattatagCATTATGAACATTTTAGAACCATGCAAGAGAAGTTATAGAGAAAGTAATTTATGGTGATTTTcataaagctttaaaatattttcatttgggcTATAACAAAATGAGTACAAAGGAACTATTTAGCCTGGAGGGGCTTTTGTTATTTAAATGTCAGATTTCTTTGatacattcttcaaaaataatCCTTGTCCTGCCTCTATGTTCcattattgtgtttcttttttttttttttggagacagagtctcactctgttgcccaggctggagtgcagtggtgtagtctcggctcactgcaagctctgcctcccaggttcacaccattctcctgcctcagcctcccaagtagctgggactacaggcgcctgccaccacgcccggctaattttttgtatttttagtagagacggggtttcaccatgttagtcaggatggtctcagtctcgatctcctgacctggtgatctgcccgccttggcctcccaaagtgctgggattacaggcgtgagccacagcgcccggccttaTTGTGTTTCTTGAAGAGATTCCAATTAGTTTTCAATTATTTAACCAATTAGTTTTCATTATTGCTGTTATATTTAAACTTTACCATTGGAATAATATTGGTATGCGTTTGATATTAGTCACTCGATGTCATCATTATTTGTATTGGaatgtgctattcacaataggtTATTTAGAAGCTGTATGTGGCAGTGGCCAAGAGAGTCAGTAGGACCTTCTTTTCAGAGATAGGAAACTTTCTAGAAAGCCTGTTAATGGGCTTTCATTGAAATTTCCTAAGATAGCCAGATACTGTCATTCAAAATATCTAGAAAGAAGAATGTAAAAAGTTAGATAACctgggtcgggtgtggtggctcatgcttgtaatcccagcactttcggaggccaaggtgggcggatcaactgtggtcaggagttcgaaaccagcctggccaacatggtgaaacctcgtctctactaaaaatacaaaaattagctgggcatggtggcaggtgtctgtaatcccagctacttgggaggctgaaacaggagaatcgcttgaacctgggaggtagaggttgcagtgaacccagactgcaccattgcgctctagcctgggcaacaagagtgaaactccatctcaaaaaaacctgGAATTCTCTTCcatcagaaataaaagtaaaaattacaggTAAAGCCTCTTCCAAACAAAATAACTTATTGgtaatagatattttaatttgtGAGTTGTAAATACATAAGATTAATAAATGGTCTTTTAAACCTAGTGCTTTTAATGTCTTTGTAGTCCAAAAAGAATCTGGGAGTAGATTTTCTCCTTTAATACTGTTTTATCATAATGACCCACATATATCCATTCACACATGGAGCCTTCACTGTAAAAGTGAACGTACATAGATCTGTAGCTGCAACAACGTCCACTGAAATGGATCACTCATTCTTTAATAGAAccacttttaaaacaaatgaggTTTTCAGAAGTAACATAGTATGCACAGAATTTTGGGGCTACTGGAAAGAATGACAAGCACGGGAACATCTACCAAATGTAGAATTGGTTCAGATTTTAGCATGACTAATTGCTAGTCATATGTTGTTGAGAACAATACTGATTAGAATACTCATTATTGCAGGTACATTGTTTACCTACCCCAAAATACTTCAACCGGAAGAGAAACCATGGCagccttaaataaataaatctggatAAGAATGAAGGCCAAAATAATGTCTGAGTTTCAAGTGTTGTCTACCAACAAAATTAACAGGGTATGAGTTGAGGGTGGGCATATGGGTGCATGGGCATGCCACCAGACGAAATCAGTTTTGGAAACACCAACATATGATTGGTATGTTACTATGAGTTAAGGGGACTGGAAAAAATCCAGTGAAACTCTCGAGTTATCCTTTCTAGTTATCACTGCAGGAGATTGGATCCTTCACTGATGCATTATCaggaactgaaaaagaaaatttttttaaagtcatatgTGAGccttctaataattttttagtagTATATAAATCTTAAtaggttgcttttttcttttcttttgagatacggtattgctctgtcacccaggctgcagtgcagtggtgtgatcatggctcactgtagtctaCCCCacgggctccagtgatcctcccacctcagtctcccgagctgctgggaccacaggcacgtgaaaccatgcccagctaaaattttttacttttttgtagagatggggtttcatcacattgcccaggctggtcccaaactcctgggttcaagtgatcctcctacctccacctcccaaagtgctgggattacagccatgagccactgtgccccaccctaAGTTGCATGTTCCTTGCATAGATCCCTTATTCCATCCATATGTACCTTTCATTCTGCTTTTCCTATTATACCCTATATActattgtttctggtttttatttttctattttcccataCACTGTTTTGTCAGAGTCTCAGAAGGTAAATTGCAAATTTGAAGAGGGAGTAGGAATGGCATGAGTTTTGGTTTCCTTCATGCCACATTTCAGTAGATACCGTAGTACATGGTGGTAGTAACGACTGACTggattgtttatttaaataaggCATTATGGTGTATACATatgatgaaattaacatttgagttccTTTGACTCCAAGAGCTTTACATACGATCTTAAAACTAAACTATAGACGGGGGCTCAAAAGGTCAAATAATTTGAGCAAAGTGATAGCAAATAAATAGTAGCtgagtcaggattcaaactcaggtctgtctgGATTCCAAAGTGCTTGCTTCTTCCCCACCACCATTTCTTTGGCTTTGAGTGAACACAAACGGGGAGAATAGACATTGCAGTGTAGCAAGAGATTTGTTAAACATGGTCAAATGGTCAAACATGTAAGTCAAATACACATGAACTATCATACATACAGTGTTAGACTAGAAGCAGGATATGGTGGCTGAATACTGGAATATAATGGATttccagtgggtttttttttttttttttttttttaagatggagtctcactctgttgcctgggctggagtgcagaggtgcgatgtcagctcactgcgacctccgcctcccaggttcaagtgattctcctgcctcagcctccctagtagctggaattacaggcgtgagccaccacacccggcctggattTCCAGTTTTCTGATACAGTAAAGTCTAGTTTTGCCCAAAGTAGAACATTTGATACTGTTTGTGTACTTCAATCGTAGTTTTTAAAGGAAGCAATAAGAACAGCTACTCTAGTATttcaaattaaaggaaaaaactgaTGCAAATATTCTGTAttcaaaccattttttaaaacagtcaaGATTTATAATGAAGGGAATGTTGcatatagttacatatatatgcattatttatCATGTGTGTTAGACTTGAAAGATTCCCAAGAATTAAAttctaaaaagagagaaaactaaaacatgatttcagttttaaaaaaggaaagacatccaAGAAATGAATGTGCATGCATAAGGAGCTCTAATCAACTCTTTCTTTAAAAtgacatgtataaaaatataggACAGGCAGACTTTTTACCTGGAGTGGATAGATATTAGCAAGAGATTTGTGAGCCATGGTCAAACACCAGAATGGCAAAGGCCTGGAACTAGGGCATGTACAATAAGGGGAGAGGAAAAAAGCAACATGTCAAAGGGCACAGGCTGTAACTGAAAAGACTTAGCTGTCACCAGTGTGACCCTGAACGAGTAGAGCCTAAGTTTTCTCATCCAT
Protein-coding sequences here:
- the NOCT gene encoding nocturnin yields the protein MFHSPRRLCSALLQRDAPGLRRLPAPGLRRPLSPPAAVPRPASPRLLAAASAASGAARSCSRTVCSMGTGTSRLYSALAKTLNSSAASQHPEYLVSPDPEHLEPIDPKELLEECRAVLHTRPPRFQRDFVDLRTDCPSTHPPIRVMQWNILAQALGEGKDNFVQCPVEALKWEERKCLILEEILAYQPDILCLQEVDHYFDTFQPLLSRLGYQGTFFPKPWSPCLDVEHNNGPDGCALFFLQNRFKLVNSANIRLTAMTLKTNQVAIAQTLECKESGRQFCIAVTHLKARTGWERFRSAQGCDLLQNLQNITQGAKIPLIVCGDFNAEPTEEVYKHFASSSLNLNSAYKLLSADGQSEPPYTTWKIRTSGECRHTLDYIWYSKHALNVRSALDLLTEEQIGPNRLPSFNYPSDHLSLVCDFSFTEESDGLS